The genome window TATTGTTTTAAGACAAAATGTGAAcctatccttaaaaaaaaggactgacaacaacaagcaaagaagaaaagattGGATCTGAACTGACATTCACATCGAAGGTACTCACAGTAGATACGAAGGGCCATGATAATGATCAGTATCACCCAACACCCTGCCACTGGTGAAAAAGACCGAGTGAAGGAGCCAAACTTCtgttctgaaagaaaaaacaggactTCAGTTGAAACTCCTCAACAActtcatttaacattttaaaaggcTTACCAAGCTTTCAGGCAGTCACCTTCAAAACCTTCATCGCTACCAAATCTCATGCTGAACAATATTACATTTGTAAAATGTACGGTGTTCATAATTCACCTGGAGTGGCGgctgtttttttcactgaaCATACTGTTGAGTTAACATAGTGAGCATCTTCCTCAATTTCCTCTGAAAGATACAAAGATCAATCACAGTCGTTAATGAGACTAAACTGAACTTCACTTCCAGATTCACTCTCAACATGTCGAGCACTCTGGAGAGACTATGCAATATTtgataatgaaaacacacatcaaactCCTCACTGCAACATTTATGTGATCAGTTTTTTAATGTTAGTTACTGGTAGGATAAGACATAGTAGAAAAACATATAAACAATGGAATTATTTAATTAccagttgctgctgctgcttttctgttCATCTTGAATGCTGCGATCCTGAATGAGGGCTTCAAGGTAAGTGTCAAGGTCTGAACTGTTGCTGATGTTTAGAGCACATCTGATTCACTGTGAAAGTCTTTACTGTACTTCTGTTTCTGCAGTTGTTTTTTCAACCTAGAAGCTAATTATGTAATTCTTGTCAAAGGAAGTCTATCTAGTGTGCATTACTACACAGTGTCACGTACTGTCTGTTATGATGAAATTAACACAGGGTACGAAAGTCAGAGTGCAAAGGTTCAAGATTCAatgaaaactgtttatttttcacatcatgaGCATGTACTCTTGATATCATAAAAATCCTGACTGACATTATACAGAAATGTATTAACTATTAAATCAGTATTTAATATGTAGCAGCTCATGATGCGAGAGCTTCATCCGCTTTGGCGCCACTTGCATCACGAATGAAAGCAACAGATTCTCACATTGACATTTCCCTGTTCTCTTAGttcttttttgttcatttcatctTTTTATCTTATACTTCGATTAACCTTAAACATTTATGAATGATTGCAAACAGTACACTgtctcacacggggcaccatatgTAATGCTACATGCAGTATTAATAGGTagttttgggttaaatttggctgTCAATGATAATTagtgattatcagggataattaacaattatgataaataataagatccaaCGTTTATAGCAATGTTTCTCGACAGGGAGCCAGAATTTTTTTGTTGAGGATGTTAGGACATCTTTGACCAGGATGAGCATTCTGTTTTTATGGACCGTCCCAACATTTTTGGAATAAAGCAAAAGACAATTACAAGaatgtgttaaaacatttttatcaaaTACAACAGGAATTTGCTTGTAGATAAACTGACAGCTCTGTAGCAGCATTTCTATTACTTATAAGGGACTAAATGAGGAATTCACTGCCAGgcatacaaataaaacaaaacagtcacatCTACATGTTACAGCTGGGTATGGTTGGCTTGTAGAAACTAGCAGGAACAAGCTTTGAAAGTACGCAACTGGAGAAAACCCGACCCCTCCCTTCAGGCCTCCCTCCAAACACAGTCACTTCTCCAAAATATATGAACTTGTGTACGTgtttgctttgtgctaactgggttagCCACTGACCAAGCCTGTTCCTTTTGAAGTAGTTAAATGTAGACATTGGTATGAGGCTTGTAATTGGGTGCCAATGTTCCCAGTTCCTTCCACTATCTGCATGCACCTTTTCTAAAATCCCCAACAACCTCCAAGCTTGCAAGGCAAGTGACGCTAAAAATAACCTAGTTTCTAATGGCATAGAGCTATATAAACAAGCTAGTAACTgttactttttcttttgcagcaaCAGAGCCATTTTAATGTCTATAATCACTTCCCCGTGTACAAACTAAGTTTCTACCAACACTATTTTGCAGGTTCACAGTCGCTCCACATCAGGATACAAATACACAGGAAATTATGCCAAACCAATCACTTTATGCTGACGTAAAACATGTCCTCGCTGCATCTTGATGAAAgtagaagaaacacacacacatttaaaatgcattcattcattatcCTTAAAACAATTTTCCTTTACAGGTCTCAGGGGCTGGAGctgatcccagctgacattggGCAAGTGGCAGCGCACACCTTGGATAAGTCGCCTGTtaatcacagggctgacatattgagacaaacaaccattcacactcacattcacagcTAGAACTTCCAAATCCAAAGCCTGCACAGAAATGGCCTGCCCACCACATCTGCAACACAGGACCAACAGTGCTAACCACTGCACCACAATCTGGTAACCTTCTCAAGTTTCACTAAGGTGGTGCAAGAGACAAAGCCTTCTTTTCGCAGATCCATGCATAGCTGTCACTGCAGTTCACTGATTTCAGTCCAATGTGTCGGATGTTGTTCAGGACAGAAATGGCACAGTGACCTTCAGTAGGAGGCTCCAGTAGTATTGTGGAGCTGAGGAAAAAACACGATGTTCAGATCGAGGCTGATAGAATTcatgatgaaaaatatttaaGAATGTGTGTCTTACATTTCAGTCAGACCACTCCTGTCGACCCACGTCCACTTCCCATCTACAACTCTCAGGCCAATCCAGTATCCATTGATTCCTCGAATGTTCCAACTGTGTCTCCTGATGTATTCCTGACACCAGAGAGACAGTTATGATATATGTAAATACTCAAGTTAAGAAAACAAGATGTAAATGTATTGTCCTTATAATCATGTTTACCTTCTCCTTTAGATTATTTATAACAACCAGTTCTGAATTTCTTTCCCTGCAGTCTGCTTGAGCTCCATCCCAGGTTTTCTGATCAGGAGGTCTAACATCAATAACAGCGTAGCAGCTGGACTTCTCTTGTAACCAGCCCGCCTGACAAGAGTTACATTTTCTGGCTGAAAAAACAGAAGCCAACCAGTAAAAGACATTACTTCATTACGATATTAATGTTATTGGTTATTTTTGGAAATAATTAATGTGTTCTGTACGTACCATCTTCTTTGTCTATTGGGCAGTATTGATCAATACTCCACTGGGCTCGACTCACGTTGAGCTCattcctgtctgtcttcatGTCTTGTAACATATCAGTCAAGTTTTTCATCTGTGTCTCCAGCTGCTGGTTTCGTGTCTCCAGTTCCAGGTTTTCTGCAGTCACGTCTGTGTAGTTACTCTCTAAAGCAGCATaggatttatttatgttgtctAACTCGACTTTCAGACTGTTGACAGCTGAGTTCAGTGTGTGGATGGTGTTTGTCAGCTCCTGGTTTTCTGCAGTCAGCATGCCGCTGTTTTCAGAAATGACCGAAGTTACTACAGTGACAGAGAGTGGAAGATGTTGGTTTTAAAGACTTTTCAGTTCATTAatagaaaatatttaaatagaaaaacagaataaaaagtgTGAGATTATATTAAAAGACACTAAAGGAGAGGTTAGTAATTCTTAAATGTACCTTATAACAATAATCCTCCGAAAATACGTCTGTGTTCATGCTAATCCTGTTGGACATGTTGGACCCAGTCATACAAAATACATTCCAAACTTTGCTAATATGAAGATGAAGATTCAGTGGACCAAGTTTATCAAATCAAGTAGTTCTCAGCTGAAGTCACTGTCACGTCAATGttcttgatgtattttttgtacCTTAAGATGATTCACTCTGATTGTCACGATCTAATTCTGcagtggatttctttgtgttttggtgctgttgGTGCTGGTTTTGCTTGCAGAGGTGCACATCCTGCCCTGCGCTCTTCTGAGCGTCTACCCACCACGCAGCACTCGAGCGCCACGTGAGCtacctctcctccttcctccacctTTTGGACCCAGACTCGAGCCTACCCAGCTTCTACCCTCATCTGCTGAAACCTTGcttaaaatcaataaatggCCTTGCCATCCTGATCCAGTCTAGTTTCCACTAtacatttgaacatttgtgcACAGGGCCGGTATGAACAGGAGGAAGGatgacatcatgttttttttaagatgcagCACCTTGGTGTTCGTCTAACCTAAGCTACTTCCTGTTTAAAATGATGCTAGAAGcaaattttaaaaatacttaCATTCTATATCATAAGATGTCTTCTGCAAGAGAAACTTGGGTATTATTGTTTTAAGACAgctttgaaataaatgtgaacAACATATCCTTAAAAAAAGACTGACAACaaaaagtgaagaagaaaagattGGATCTGAACTGACATTCACATCGAAGGTACTCACAGTAAATACGAAGGGCCATGATAACGATCAGTATCACCCAACACCCTGCCACTGGTGAAAAAGACCGAGTGAAGGAGTCAAACTTCTGttctgaaagacaaaaagaaattcagttcatttaacattttaaattgattACTGAGATTTCAGACAGTCACCTTCAAAACCTTCATCACAACCAAATCTCATGCTTAACAATGTTATATTtctaaaatattttgtgttcaTAATTCACCTGGAGtggcagctgtattatccactGAACATACTGTTGAGTTAACATAATCAGCTTCTTCCTCAATTTCCTCTGAAAGACACAAAGATCAGTCACAGtcattaatgagactaaactgAACTTCACTTCCAAATTCAGTTTGAACATGTTGAGCACTCTGGAGAGGCTATACAGTTTTTTTATCATGAACGAAATACATCAAATTCTACACTGCAACATTTATATGATCAGTATTTTAACGTTAGTTATTGGTACATTAACACATAGTAGacaaagcaaacagaaacacaacagaattGTTTAAATACCAGTTGGTGCTGTTGGTTTTCTGTTCATCTTCAATGCTGTGGTCCTAAATGAGGCTTCAAGGTAAGTGTCAAGGTCTGAACTGTTACTAATGTTTAAAGCACATCTGATTCACTGTGAAGGTCTCTAAAGCTGAACATGGCTTGCATTAGGATTACGACTCGTTACATTTCAACCCCTATGTTGGTCAAACGCAACGTTTCTAAACAGGGACCCAGAATGAATATGTTCAGGACGTTGTGACATCTTTGACCAGGATGAGACAAAGCTTTCATCATTCTCACTTGTTGAAAGCTTTCAGACATTTTCAATGATCAACATGTACAACCCTGATGGCAAAGAAGTTGGATGCTCAACTGTACAAATACAAAGTTTGATATTTGATGCTTTACAGTCTCATCCACTTAATGATTAAAGTAAATCCATGTTTATTTAGAATTAGATGTTTCAACATGTTTGGACAGAAGCAACAAAAAACTGGGAAATTTGTggtatgttaaaaaaaaacacctgttcagaacattccacaggtgaacGAGTTTATTGTTAAAAGGTAACAGTATGTGGCATCATCGAAAGGCTCAGTTGTTCACAAACAAGGATGGGGCGAGGTTCatcactttgtgaaacacaagattgtataaaggatattactacATGGACTCAGGAGCACTTCTGTAAAACTGCTGTCAGTAAACACAGCTCATTTGTCAATGATTGCACTCAGTTTTTATTGACATCGTCCCAACATTtttggaagaaagaaaaagacaatttcAATAAAGTGTAGCAACATCTTTATTAAATAGAACATGAATTTGCTTGAAGATAAACATACAACTGAACTGTAACTTATTCATGTTAATTTTCTTTACATCAGAGTACAAATGATGTAACAGCTTTGGGATCATTCTGTTATGAACAGGTGATGCAGCACCCCCTGTTGACCAATCAGCAACAATTTCAAATGTTACCATATTGTTATCACagtcatcaccatcaccatcatcaccatcatcatcatcatcatcatcatcatcagccatTGTTTTTTCAGGGAAAATTAGCTGAACATTAAGCTCTTTTATAGCAATGCTGTAACTGGCTAGATGAAACATCCATGGTTGTAACCATGGTAATAACAAAAATCAAATTATCAAGCCCAAATGAGAGCAAAtacatcaataaaaacaatcacTACAAAACGTCTCTGAATTGatgaaaaattatgaaaaaagagaagaataaaACCACAGCAATAAAAACGATGTAATCACCCAAACAACCACTTAATTAATCTTTACAGAGCATCCAGTAGCCTTCTCAAGTTTCACTgtaagaaaaagacaaaacaagaatCTGTAGCAGCATTCCTATTCTTTATAATGGACTAAACGAGGAATTCACTGCCAGgcatacaaataaaacaaaacagtcaccTCTACATGTTAAAGCTGAGGATGGTTGGCTTGTAGAAACCAGCAGGAACGAGTTACATTTGAAACTACATAACTGGAGAAAACCCAACGCTTCCCTTCAGGCCTCCCTCCAAACAGAGCCACTTCTCCAAAACACATGAAGGAACAGCAACAGCCTGATATAGTTCTTCATGGCCAGCAGGGAGATATGTGTTAGTCTAgtgtagctagttagctacaTTCAACAAGTTCTCTTAGCTTTTAAAGTGCAATATATACATTCATGGACAACTCTGCTGAATGCCACAATCATATCATCAATCAATGGAGTTTTCAGATTGAGGTATTTTGGATAAGTCGCCTGTTAATCACAGGTCTGACATAtagagacaaacaaccattcacactcacattcacattcacattcacagctAAAATATCCAAATCCATAGTTTGCAAAGAAATGCCCTGCCCACCAGGTCTTCAACGCAGGACCAACAGCTCTAACCACTGCACAGCAATCTGGTAACCTTCTCAAGTTTCTCTAAGGTGGTGTAAGAGACAAAGCCTTCTTTTCACAGATCCATGCGTTTCTTTCACTGCAGTTCACTGATTTCAGTCCGTTGTTTGGGATGTTGTCTGGGACAGAAATGGCACAGTGACCTTCAGTAGGAGTCTCTGGTTGTATCCAGGAGCTGAGGGAAGAACATGATGTTTAGATCGAGGCTGATAGAGTTCATGATTCAAAATGTTTAAGAAAGTGTGTCTTACATGTCAGTCAGATTACTGCCGTCGACCCACGTCCACTTCCCATCTACGACTCTCAGGccaatccagtatccactgaTTCCTGATTGTCCCCAACTGTTTCTACTGATGTATTCCTGACACCAGAGAGAcagttattatatatttaaatactcaagttaagaaaacacactgtaaaTGACAAACTGTTTTTAGACTTACAGAAATTGTTTTTGATTTAGGCTGTGATTAAATTGtccttattatttttattaaattgtCCTTATAATCATGATTACCTTCTCCTTTGCATTATTTAGAACAGGCAATTCTGAAATCTTTCCCTTGCAGTCTGCTTGAGCTCCATCCCAGGTTTTCTGATTAGGAGGTCGAGCATCATGAACAGCGTAGCAGCTGGACTCGTTGTGTAACCAGCCCGCCTGACAAGACTTACACTGTCTTACTGAAAAAACAGACACCAACCAATAAAAAGACACTACTTCATCatgatattattgttattggtTATTTTTCGAAATAAATAATGTGTTCTGTACGTACCAGCTCCGACTGTTGGACAGTATTGATCAATGCTCCACTGAGCTCGACTCTCGTTTAGCTTATTCCTCTTTGTCTCCATGTCTTGTAACATTTCAGTCAAGTTTTTCATCTGTGTCTCCAGCTGCTGgttttttgtcttcagtttCTGGTTTTCTGCAGTCAAGTCTGTGTCGTTACTCTCTAAGGCAGCATAGGATTTATTCAGGTTGTCTAACTGGACTGTCAGATTGTTGACAGCTGAGTTCAGTTTGTGGATGGTGTTTGTCAGCTCCTGGTTTTCTGCAGTCAGCATGACGTTGTTTTCAGAAATGACCGAAGTAACTACAGTGACAGAGAGTGGTAGATGTTggttttgattacattttttatatctGACTGAtttatacaaaacaaaatgtttatacaaaacatttgatagaaaaacaaaattatgttttatgataaaagaaattaaaggagaagtcAGTAATTTTCAAATCTATCTTAAAACGATAGTCCTACGAAAATAAGTCTGTGTTCATGCTAATCCTCTTTTATTGTAGGACATGTTGGACACAGTCGTGCAAATTACGTTCCAAACTTTGCTCATATGAAGATTCAGTGGAACAAGTTTGTGTAATCAAGTAGTTCTCTTCTGAAGTCACTGtctttgttgtaaaaaaaatccttgatgtgtttttgtgttaaagAATGTTGTACCTTAAGATGATTCACTCTGACTTCTCTAACAGCCTGCTGGAGCCTCATATAAGctacaaaatacattt of Sparus aurata chromosome 17, fSpaAur1.1, whole genome shotgun sequence contains these proteins:
- the LOC115566846 gene encoding C-type lectin domain family 10 member A-like produces the protein MALRIYLTSVISENSGMLTAENQELTNTIHTLNSAVNSLKVELDNINKSYAALESNYTDVTAENLELETRNQQLETQMKNLTDMLQDMKTDRNELNVSRAQWSIDQYCPIDKEDARKCNSCQAGWLQEKSSCYAVIDVRPPDQKTWDGAQADCRERNSELVVINNLKEKEYIRRHSWNIRGINGYWIGLRVVDGKWTWVDRSGLTEISTILLEPPTEGHCAISVLNNIRHIGLKSVNCSDSYAWICEKKALSLAPP